The following are encoded in a window of Sminthopsis crassicaudata isolate SCR6 chromosome 5, ASM4859323v1, whole genome shotgun sequence genomic DNA:
- the LOC141543793 gene encoding tripartite motif-containing protein 64B-like, with amino-acid sequence MAATVKFLQELQSEITCSICRGYFCEPVTIGCGHSFCQACLSSSWSVGAPAFSCPECRGVSQDGQIPLVNRRLAELTELGKELGSKLMQSSQGQSQCVTHQKPFKLFCEEDQTALCVTCGEAPEHGAHKISPVQEAADKNRRELQHIHSRLGRHLEEDEQLLAQVKRPAVDWYWMMRGEFHQLRHWLMEEENRCLDRIRQEQKASQERLLQHMERLQDLMEELQEVDHQPNLDLLQEAKQLLGRSKAVLAQRPRAITPELREYPIPGLIEMLNRFRVDLTLDPTSADSCVSVSGDLKSVKAGEDWQVEPEDSPYHPLFAEQVFSSGSQYWEVDVTQLPQWVLGIYTLYLRRKRTRDMDSFASVFLLQCIKEEGDYYLQTYPRPLKYRMKGPLRRVGVYLEYSSGTLAFYNVLQSSLIYKFYSIPFTAPVKPIFSPGPPLPGTKPGPMTLCAVGSHLCTCTQ; translated from the coding sequence ATGGCTGCTACTGTGAAATTTCTTCAGGAACTGCAGAGTGAGATCACCTGTAGCATCTGCAGGGGCTACTTCTGTGAGCCTGTCACCATTGGGTGTGGGCACAGTTTCTGTCAAGCTTGTCTCTCCTCCAGCTGGAGTGTTGGAGCCCCAGCTTTCTCCTGTCCCGAATGCCGGGGAGTTTCACAGGACGGGCAGATCCCGTTAGTGAACAGGCGCCTAGCAGAATTGACTGAGCTGGGCAAAGAACTTGGCTCCAAGCTGATGCAGAGCAGTCAAGGACAGAGCCAGTGTGTCACTCACCAGAAACCCTTCAAGCTGTTCTGTGAGGAGGACCAGACAGCACTGTGTGTGACATGTGGTGAAGCCCCAGAGCATGGGGCTCATAAGATCTCCCCAGTACAAGAGGCTGCTGACAAAAACAGGAGGGAGCTCCAGCACATTCACAGTCGTTTGGGGAGGCATCTGGAGGAAGATGAGCAACTTCTTGCTCAGGTGAAGAGACCTGCTGTTGACTGGTACTGGATGATGAGGGGAGAATTCCACCAACTGCGCCACTGGCTGATGGAGGAAGAGAACCGATGCCTTGACAGGATAAGGCAAGAGCAGAAGGCCAGCCAGGAGAGACTACTCCAGCATATGGAAAGGCTCCAGGATCTCATGGAAGAGCTGCAGGAAGTGGACCACCAACCCAATCTGGATCTGCTGCAGGAAGCCAAGCAACTGCTGGGGAGAAGCAAGGCTGTGTTGGCCCAAAGGCCCAGGGCTATCACCCCAGAACTGAGAGAATATCCCATCCCTGGCCTGATTGAGATGCTCAACAGATTCAGAGTAGACCTCACCCTGGACCCCACATCAGCTGATTCCTGTGTTTCTGTTTCTGGGGATCTCAAGAGTGTCAAGGCTGGAGAGGACTGGCAGGTGGAACCTGAGGACTCTCCTTACCATCCTCTGTTTGCTGAGCAGGTCTTCAGCTCAGGCAGTCAGTACTGGGAGGTGGATGTGACTCAACTTCCACAGTGGGTCCTGGGGATCTACACCCTCTACTTGCGGAGGAAAAGGACCAGGGACATGGACTCCTTTGCCTCTGTGTTCTTGCTTCAATGTATCAAGGAGGAAGGGGATTACTATTTACAGACCTATCCTAGGCCACTGAAGTATCGAATGAAAGGCCCTCTACGTCGGGTTGGAGTGTACTTGGAATATTCCTCCGGGACTCTGGCCTTTTACAACGTTCTCCAGAGTTCTCTTATTtataaattctattctattccctTCACAGCCCCTGTCAAGCCCATCTTTTCCCCTGGCCCCCCACTTCCAGGAACAAAGCCTGGTCCCATGACTCTGTGTGCAGTGGGCTCTCATCTTTGCACTTGCACTCAATGA